The Desulfuribacillus stibiiarsenatis genome segment CGCTGGATCCGTGATGAATTTAATCTGACAATACTTCTTATCGAGCATGATATGCCTTTGGTAATGGGAGTTTGTGAGCGTATTTACGTTCTTGATTATGGTATGGTGATTGCTAGTGGAACACCGGACGAAATTAAAAATAACCCTAAGGTTATTGAAGCATATCTTGGAGAGGAGACAATCTAATGCTGTCATTGAACAATGTCCATGTGTATTATGGTGCAATTCATGCGTTGAAGGGAATCTCTTTCCAAGTGAATCAAGGGGAAATAGTTACTTTAATTGGATCAAATGGCGCTGGGAAAAGCACTTGCTTGAAAACGATATCAGGGTTACTTCACCCGAAGCAAGGCTCAGTACAATTTAAGGACAAGGACCTTTCCAATGTAAATGCTCCTGAAATTGTAGCGATGGGAATCTCACATGTTCCTGAAGGACGAAGAATCTTTGCCAATATGAGTGTATCGGAAAACCTTGATTTAGGGGCATATCTACGCAAGGATAAACAGAACATTAAAGATGATATGGAAAAAGTATATACGCTATTCCCGCGCTTGAGAGAACGAAGAAAACAATTGGCAGGGACACTTTCAGGTGGCGAACAACAGATGCTCGCGATGGGCCGTGCTGTCATGTCTAGACCGCAATTACTCATACTTGACGAGCCATCTATGGGTCTTGCACCGCTGCTAGTGAAGCAGATTTTCGAAATTATTAAAGAAATTAACGAATCAGGAACAACGGTCTTACTTGTTGAGCAGAATGCTAGAATGGCGTTATCGATTGCCAATAGAGCGTATGTTTTGGAAACTGGCAAGATCGTTCTAGAAGGCGATGCAAAAGAATTGCTAGAAAGTGAAGAAGTGAAAAAAGCATATCTTGGTGGCTAGTATACGTATAACTAAAGAAGCTTAAGGAGGGTGAATTAAATGTATGTTCAGCAATTCATGAAACCTCAAGTCATCACAGTATCACCAGATGAAAATATTTTAAATGCAGTGAATATCATGAAAACAAAGAGAATTAACCGCCTGCCAGTTGTCGAAAAGGGCAAACTAGTCGGCATTGTTACGGATGGAGATTTAAGAGAAGCTTCACCTTCAGCTGCCACATCACTTAGTAAATATGAAGTGAATGAGTTATTATCTAAGGCGACGGTGAAGGATGTTTCTACAAAGAAGGTTATCACTTGTTCTCCCGAAACATTAATCGAAGATGCAGCCCTTGATATGAGAGAATATAAGATTGGTGCACTCCCGGTTCTAGAGTCAGGTCAAATCGTCGGAATCATCTCGCAAAATGATATTATGGATGCTTTTCTTGATATCATGGGAGTTCGTAGTCCGGGGAGACGAATCGTCGTTGAGGTTCGTGATGAACTAGGGATTATGAATGAAGTATCGTCTGTCATTAAGGAATTTCAATTAGACATAACGAATCTTGCGCTGTATCATCTGCCAAATCGTATGGTGCAAATCTTCTGTCGTGTCGTTGGAGAACAAACAGATGAAGCAGTCAATGCATTATTAGAAAAAGGTTATAAAG includes the following:
- a CDS encoding ABC transporter ATP-binding protein — translated: MLSLNNVHVYYGAIHALKGISFQVNQGEIVTLIGSNGAGKSTCLKTISGLLHPKQGSVQFKDKDLSNVNAPEIVAMGISHVPEGRRIFANMSVSENLDLGAYLRKDKQNIKDDMEKVYTLFPRLRERRKQLAGTLSGGEQQMLAMGRAVMSRPQLLILDEPSMGLAPLLVKQIFEIIKEINESGTTVLLVEQNARMALSIANRAYVLETGKIVLEGDAKELLESEEVKKAYLGG
- a CDS encoding CBS domain-containing protein; translation: MYVQQFMKPQVITVSPDENILNAVNIMKTKRINRLPVVEKGKLVGIVTDGDLREASPSAATSLSKYEVNELLSKATVKDVSTKKVITCSPETLIEDAALDMREYKIGALPVLESGQIVGIISQNDIMDAFLDIMGVRSPGRRIVVEVRDELGIMNEVSSVIKEFQLDITNLALYHLPNRMVQIFCRVVGEQTDEAVNALLEKGYKVVQ